Proteins from a genomic interval of Rosa chinensis cultivar Old Blush chromosome 2, RchiOBHm-V2, whole genome shotgun sequence:
- the LOC112186632 gene encoding zinc finger CCCH domain-containing protein 13 isoform X2 has protein sequence MGEQRKLFKTKLCALYERGRCSRQSCSFAHGEVELRRFQGPFHDGHANSPLSNASVISYKPESRFETGKDATLLFIIMLPMFFHNGRRDSGVSDLRDTIDRSYSPRRGYSPARDARGRHTLRDYSPSRSLENESKSRKRQHLDDHSDYSGSLRIPNEPEDEAKEASSVIQKKLQIYLGERSKEVDSLTSKIQELEAQLYKEKEECKRISHKVKKFVKAHSHHSRIQDQLKRSQVRLNKLGDQLGLDTYGIDANEEDSSINIVSDGETHFPVPINKERLNDVSPSKKRLDVNRDSAKEPKQAFPTREYLTTTRRPQKLSRWNINPAQSNFVHENDAMNNGIGSPKLLAKDDKHDRSKAASSSVVSADVIKSSESGPVVPSTSMAAHAVDTENDIELDVKVENVENVENASRRIEGEPTYESGIFPFPLPPPPPFPPKNFPQHEGNDEIVDIVDGVV, from the exons ATGGGGGAGCAGAGGAAGCTTTTCAAGACGAAGCTGTGCGCTTTGTATGAGAGAGGGCGGTGTTCGCGCCAGAGCTGCTCTTTTGCTCATGGCGAGGTTGAGCTACGTCGTTTTCAAGGCCCTTTTCACG ATGGTCATGCCAATTCTCCTCTATCAAATGCTTCTGTGATAAG CTACAAACCTGAGAGCCGCTTTGAAACTGGCAAGGATGCAACATTATTGTTCATTATTATGTTACCCATGTTTTTCCATAATG GTAGGCGGGACTCTGGAGTTAGTGACTTGAGGGATACAATTGATAGAAGCTATTCTCCAAGGCGTGGGTATTCACCAGCAAGAGATGCAAGAGGCCGACATACACTTCGTG ACTATAGTCCATCCAGGTCCCTTGAAAATGAAAG TAAGAGTAGGAAGAGACAGCACTTGGATGATCACAGTGATTATTCTGGAAGTTTGAGAATTCCAAACGAGCCTGAAGATGAAGCTAAAGAAGCCAGCAGTGTTATTCAAAAGAAG TTACAG ATCTACCTGGGAGAGAGGTCTAAAGAAGTGGATAGTCTTACTTCAAAAATACAAGAGCTTGAGGCTCAATTATACAAAGAGAAAGAGGAATGTAAGAG GATCTCCCATAAAGTTAAGAAGTTTGTAAAAGCACATTCTCATCATTCAAGGATACAAGACCAACTTAAGAG ATCACAGGTCCGACTAAATAAGTTGGGAGATCAGCTTGGTTTAGATACTTATGGAATTGATGCCAATGAAGAGGATTCAAGCATTAATATTGTCAGCGATGGGGAGACTCATTTTCCAGTCCCCATAAATAAGGAGCGGCTGAATGATGTTTCTCCAAGCAAGAAAAGGCTCGATGTAAATAGGGATTCTGCCAAAGAACCAAAACAAG cttttccaacaagagAGTACCTTACCACAACAAGAAGACCTCAGAAGCTCTCTCGGTGGAACATAAACCCTGCGCAATCAAATTTTGTGCATGAAAATGATGCAATGAATAACGGAATTGGGAGTCCAAAGCTCTTAGCAAAGGACGACAAGCATGACAGGAGCAAGGCTGCTTCCTCTAGCGTCGTCTCTGCTGATGTG ATAAAGAGTTCAGAGTCAGGACCTGTGGTACCCTCAACCAGCATGGCAGCTCACGCAGTGGATACTGAAAATGACATTGAACTGGACGTTAAAGTTGAGAATGTTGAGAATGTTGAGAATGCTTCTAGAAGAATCGAGGGGGAACCTACATATGAGAGCGGGATCTTTCCATTTCCACTTCCTCCACCACCCCCATTCCCTCCGAAGAACTTTCCACAG CATGAGGGCAATGATGAGATTGTAGATATTGTGGATGGAGTTGTGTAG
- the LOC112188882 gene encoding peroxisome biogenesis protein 22 isoform X1 — protein MADSSKEELLQLIKRFGAYLSVKMSTLFSISSQNMHLLLGYSAPLCFVLAYRYELNVGLEMSELCDSNLFKWYQNTRSIGAIAGFAVAIVFTWRLFRSPTGPQRRQPKRQAPASGSSGVNPPSNSTLTTTGVSSSEDTRAQNVVDEFFQPVKPTLGQIVRQKLSEGRKVTCRLLGVILEESSPEELQKQVTVKYSVLEVLLEITKYCDLYLMERVLDDETENKVLSALEDAGVFTSGGLVKDKVLFCSTENGRTSFVRQLEPDWHIDTNPEIIFQLSRFIKYQLHISPTRSERATSNVFNSPSLEQFFGCV, from the exons ATGGCCGATTCTTCAAAAGAAGAGCTGCTCCAACTCATCAAGCGCTTCGGGGCTTATCTCTCTGTCAAGATGTCCACTTTATTCTCGATCTCCTCCCAAAACATG CATCTCCTTTTGGGATATTCCGCTCCGTTGTGCTTCGTTCTGGCTTATAGATATGAATTGAATGTCGGATTGGAGATGTCGGAGTTGTGTGACTCAAACCTCTTTAAATGGTATCAGAATACacgttctattggggcaattgCTGGCTTTGCGGTAGCAATAGTTTTTACCTGGAGGCTTTTTAGATCTCCCACTGGACCTCAAAGAAGGCAGCCAAAACGGCAGGCACCTGCATCCGGTAGTTCTGGTGTCAATCCTCCTTCAAACTCAACGCTGACAACTACGGGAGTTTCATCATCAGAAGATACAAGAGCACAAAATGTTGTTGACGAGTTCTTTCAGCCAGTGAAG CCAACCTTGGGGCAGATAGTTAGACAGAAACTGAGTGAAGGAAGAAAG GTGACTTGTCGTTTACTTGGAGTAATCCTGGAGGAAAGTAGCCCAGAGGAACTTCAG AAACAAGTGACTGTGAAGTACTCGGTGCTAGAAGTACTCTTGGAGATCACAAAATATTGTGATCTGTATCTAATGGAAAGAGTTCTGGATGATGAAACTGAA AACAAGGTTCTATCGGCTTTGGAAGATGCTGGGGTTTTCACATCTGGGGGTTTGGTCAAAGACAAG GTTCTGTTCTGCAGCACAGAGAATGGACGGACATCCTTTGTTCGGCAGTTGGAACCAGATTGGCATATTGACACAAATCCTGAGATCATCTTCCAATTATCT AGGTTTATCAAGTATCAGCTTCACATCTCTCCTACCAGATCTGAACGAGCTACTTCCAATGTGTTTAACTCCCCATCCTTAGAACAATTCTTTGGATGTGTTTGA
- the LOC112186632 gene encoding zinc finger CCCH domain-containing protein 13 isoform X3, protein MGEQRKLFKTKLCALYERGRCSRQSCSFAHGEVELRRFQGPFHGRRDSGVSDLRDTIDRSYSPRRGYSPARDARGRHTLRDYSPSRSLENESKSRKRQHLDDHSDYSGSLRIPNEPEDEAKEASSVIQKKLQVVQSELKMVEHRRSQLEIYLGERSKEVDSLTSKIQELEAQLYKEKEECKRISHKVKKFVKAHSHHSRIQDQLKRSQVRLNKLGDQLGLDTYGIDANEEDSSINIVSDGETHFPVPINKERLNDVSPSKKRLDVNRDSAKEPKQAFPTREYLTTTRRPQKLSRWNINPAQSNFVHENDAMNNGIGSPKLLAKDDKHDRSKAASSSVVSADVIKSSESGPVVPSTSMAAHAVDTENDIELDVKVENVENVENASRRIEGEPTYESGIFPFPLPPPPPFPPKNFPQHEGNDEIVDIVDGVV, encoded by the exons ATGGGGGAGCAGAGGAAGCTTTTCAAGACGAAGCTGTGCGCTTTGTATGAGAGAGGGCGGTGTTCGCGCCAGAGCTGCTCTTTTGCTCATGGCGAGGTTGAGCTACGTCGTTTTCAAGGCCCTTTTCACG GTAGGCGGGACTCTGGAGTTAGTGACTTGAGGGATACAATTGATAGAAGCTATTCTCCAAGGCGTGGGTATTCACCAGCAAGAGATGCAAGAGGCCGACATACACTTCGTG ACTATAGTCCATCCAGGTCCCTTGAAAATGAAAG TAAGAGTAGGAAGAGACAGCACTTGGATGATCACAGTGATTATTCTGGAAGTTTGAGAATTCCAAACGAGCCTGAAGATGAAGCTAAAGAAGCCAGCAGTGTTATTCAAAAGAAG TTACAGGTAGTACAGTCGGAGCTCAAAATGGTTGAGCACCGGAGATCTCAATTAGAG ATCTACCTGGGAGAGAGGTCTAAAGAAGTGGATAGTCTTACTTCAAAAATACAAGAGCTTGAGGCTCAATTATACAAAGAGAAAGAGGAATGTAAGAG GATCTCCCATAAAGTTAAGAAGTTTGTAAAAGCACATTCTCATCATTCAAGGATACAAGACCAACTTAAGAG ATCACAGGTCCGACTAAATAAGTTGGGAGATCAGCTTGGTTTAGATACTTATGGAATTGATGCCAATGAAGAGGATTCAAGCATTAATATTGTCAGCGATGGGGAGACTCATTTTCCAGTCCCCATAAATAAGGAGCGGCTGAATGATGTTTCTCCAAGCAAGAAAAGGCTCGATGTAAATAGGGATTCTGCCAAAGAACCAAAACAAG cttttccaacaagagAGTACCTTACCACAACAAGAAGACCTCAGAAGCTCTCTCGGTGGAACATAAACCCTGCGCAATCAAATTTTGTGCATGAAAATGATGCAATGAATAACGGAATTGGGAGTCCAAAGCTCTTAGCAAAGGACGACAAGCATGACAGGAGCAAGGCTGCTTCCTCTAGCGTCGTCTCTGCTGATGTG ATAAAGAGTTCAGAGTCAGGACCTGTGGTACCCTCAACCAGCATGGCAGCTCACGCAGTGGATACTGAAAATGACATTGAACTGGACGTTAAAGTTGAGAATGTTGAGAATGTTGAGAATGCTTCTAGAAGAATCGAGGGGGAACCTACATATGAGAGCGGGATCTTTCCATTTCCACTTCCTCCACCACCCCCATTCCCTCCGAAGAACTTTCCACAG CATGAGGGCAATGATGAGATTGTAGATATTGTGGATGGAGTTGTGTAG
- the LOC112186630 gene encoding histone-lysine N-methyltransferase ATXR2: MESECPIDAELGNEISELLKPPSPAKVEEYLNRLIKTSTRQCHGITVKHNGDLGKGVYADSDLEGDELLLKDQMLVGLQHSSNKIECLVCSFCFCFVGSVELQIGRRLYLQEMGVSANCCQTDYSSDDEEEEDEEMGQRGSSSSGYKGKVPLPKGIAHSLMNGELKLPYSDKFSMPPAVPCPGGCGEAYYCSKLCAESDWNSSHSLLCTGEKSESISREALVKFIQHANETNDIFLLAAKVVASTILNYRKLKVTQSEGDNKPSVSGSPYLSLLLEAWKPISVGHKRRWWDCVALPIDVESSDEAAFRMQIRELAFTSLQLLKAAIFDEECKPIFSLEIYGHIIGMFELNNLDLVVASPVEDYFLYIDDLPDPIKKEVEEITRPFLDALGDDYSVCCQGTAFYPLQSCMNHSCSPNAKAFKREEDRDGQATIIALKPIFKGEEVTISYVDEDIPFEERQALLADYGFRCRCPRCLEEEP, from the exons ATGGAGAGCGAGTGCCCAATCGATGCAGAGCTGGGCAATGAAATCTCTGAGCTTCTTAAACCTCCATCCCCTGCAAAAGTAGAGGAGTACTTGAACCGGCTCATTAAAACCAGCACCAGACAATGTCATGGCATCACAGTCAAACACAACGGAGACCTTGGCAAAG GTGTTTACGCTGACTCGGACTTGGAAGGAGATGAGCTTCTCCTCAAGGACCAAATGCTTGTGGGTCTTCAGCATTCTTCTAACAAG ATTGAGTGTTTAGTGTGTAGcttctgtttctgttttgttggCTCTGTTGAGCTTCAAATAGGGAGGAGGCTTTATCTTCAAGAAATGGGAGTTTCTGCCAATTGTTGTCAGACTGATTActcttctgatgatgaagaagaagaagacgaggaGATGGGGCAACGTGGTTCCAGCAGTTCCGGGTACAAAGGGAAGGTTCCTCTTCCTAAAGGGATTGCACACTCTTTGATGAATGGTGAACTCAAATTGCCCTACTCCGATAAGTTTTCGATGCCTCCTGCTGTTCCATGTCCTGGTGGCTGTGGAGAAGCTTATTACTGCAG CAAACTATGTGCAGAGTCTGATTGGAATTCATCCCATTCCTTACTTTGCACGGGGGAGAAGTCAGAATCAATCTCTAGGGAGGCCCTCGTGAAGTTTATACAGCATGCCAATG AAACCAATGATATATTCCTCCTTGCTGCAAAG GTAGTGGCTTCCACCATTTTAAATTATAGGAAGTTGAAAGTAACTCAGTCTGAAGGAGACAATAAGCCTAGCGTTTCAGGGAGTCCATATCTATCCTTACTCTTAGAAGCATGGAAGCCAATATCAGTGGGACACAAGAGAAG GTGGTGGGACTGCGTTGCGTTGCCAATTGATGTTGAATCTTCTGATGAAGCTGCATTTAGGATGCAAATAAGAGAGCTGGCATTCACG TCACTTCAGCTCCTAAAAGCAGCCATCTTTGATGAGGAATGTAAACCAA TATTCTCCCTTGAAATTtatggacatataattggcaTGTTCGAGTTGAATAATCT AGATTTGGTTGTAGCATCTCCTGTGGAAGACTATTTTTTATACATCGATGATCTTCCAGATCCTATAAAG AAAGAAGTTGAGGAGATTACACGACCATTTTTGGATGCTCTTGGTGATGACTATTCAGTTTGTTGCCAAG GCACTGCATTTTATCCTCTTCAGAGTTGTATGAATCATTCTTGTAGTCCCAATGCCAAAGCATTCAAAAGAGAGGAG GACAGAGATGGTCAAGCAACAATAATTGCACTAAAACCAATTTTCAAGGGAGAGGAG GTTACTATTTCTTATGTGGATGAGGACATTCCTTTCGAGGAGAGACAAGCATTACTTGCAGATTATGGTTTTAGATGCAGGTGTCCAAGATGCTTAGAAGAAGAACCATAA
- the LOC112186632 gene encoding zinc finger CCCH domain-containing protein 13 isoform X1 — translation MGEQRKLFKTKLCALYERGRCSRQSCSFAHGEVELRRFQGPFHDGHANSPLSNASVISYKPESRFETGKDATLLFIIMLPMFFHNGRRDSGVSDLRDTIDRSYSPRRGYSPARDARGRHTLRDYSPSRSLENESKSRKRQHLDDHSDYSGSLRIPNEPEDEAKEASSVIQKKLQVVQSELKMVEHRRSQLEIYLGERSKEVDSLTSKIQELEAQLYKEKEECKRISHKVKKFVKAHSHHSRIQDQLKRSQVRLNKLGDQLGLDTYGIDANEEDSSINIVSDGETHFPVPINKERLNDVSPSKKRLDVNRDSAKEPKQAFPTREYLTTTRRPQKLSRWNINPAQSNFVHENDAMNNGIGSPKLLAKDDKHDRSKAASSSVVSADVIKSSESGPVVPSTSMAAHAVDTENDIELDVKVENVENVENASRRIEGEPTYESGIFPFPLPPPPPFPPKNFPQHEGNDEIVDIVDGVV, via the exons ATGGGGGAGCAGAGGAAGCTTTTCAAGACGAAGCTGTGCGCTTTGTATGAGAGAGGGCGGTGTTCGCGCCAGAGCTGCTCTTTTGCTCATGGCGAGGTTGAGCTACGTCGTTTTCAAGGCCCTTTTCACG ATGGTCATGCCAATTCTCCTCTATCAAATGCTTCTGTGATAAG CTACAAACCTGAGAGCCGCTTTGAAACTGGCAAGGATGCAACATTATTGTTCATTATTATGTTACCCATGTTTTTCCATAATG GTAGGCGGGACTCTGGAGTTAGTGACTTGAGGGATACAATTGATAGAAGCTATTCTCCAAGGCGTGGGTATTCACCAGCAAGAGATGCAAGAGGCCGACATACACTTCGTG ACTATAGTCCATCCAGGTCCCTTGAAAATGAAAG TAAGAGTAGGAAGAGACAGCACTTGGATGATCACAGTGATTATTCTGGAAGTTTGAGAATTCCAAACGAGCCTGAAGATGAAGCTAAAGAAGCCAGCAGTGTTATTCAAAAGAAG TTACAGGTAGTACAGTCGGAGCTCAAAATGGTTGAGCACCGGAGATCTCAATTAGAG ATCTACCTGGGAGAGAGGTCTAAAGAAGTGGATAGTCTTACTTCAAAAATACAAGAGCTTGAGGCTCAATTATACAAAGAGAAAGAGGAATGTAAGAG GATCTCCCATAAAGTTAAGAAGTTTGTAAAAGCACATTCTCATCATTCAAGGATACAAGACCAACTTAAGAG ATCACAGGTCCGACTAAATAAGTTGGGAGATCAGCTTGGTTTAGATACTTATGGAATTGATGCCAATGAAGAGGATTCAAGCATTAATATTGTCAGCGATGGGGAGACTCATTTTCCAGTCCCCATAAATAAGGAGCGGCTGAATGATGTTTCTCCAAGCAAGAAAAGGCTCGATGTAAATAGGGATTCTGCCAAAGAACCAAAACAAG cttttccaacaagagAGTACCTTACCACAACAAGAAGACCTCAGAAGCTCTCTCGGTGGAACATAAACCCTGCGCAATCAAATTTTGTGCATGAAAATGATGCAATGAATAACGGAATTGGGAGTCCAAAGCTCTTAGCAAAGGACGACAAGCATGACAGGAGCAAGGCTGCTTCCTCTAGCGTCGTCTCTGCTGATGTG ATAAAGAGTTCAGAGTCAGGACCTGTGGTACCCTCAACCAGCATGGCAGCTCACGCAGTGGATACTGAAAATGACATTGAACTGGACGTTAAAGTTGAGAATGTTGAGAATGTTGAGAATGCTTCTAGAAGAATCGAGGGGGAACCTACATATGAGAGCGGGATCTTTCCATTTCCACTTCCTCCACCACCCCCATTCCCTCCGAAGAACTTTCCACAG CATGAGGGCAATGATGAGATTGTAGATATTGTGGATGGAGTTGTGTAG
- the LOC112188882 gene encoding peroxisome biogenesis protein 22 isoform X2, whose protein sequence is MADSSKEELLQLIKRFGAYLSVKMSTLFSISSQNMNTRSIGAIAGFAVAIVFTWRLFRSPTGPQRRQPKRQAPASGSSGVNPPSNSTLTTTGVSSSEDTRAQNVVDEFFQPVKPTLGQIVRQKLSEGRKVTCRLLGVILEESSPEELQKQVTVKYSVLEVLLEITKYCDLYLMERVLDDETENKVLSALEDAGVFTSGGLVKDKVLFCSTENGRTSFVRQLEPDWHIDTNPEIIFQLSRFIKYQLHISPTRSERATSNVFNSPSLEQFFGCV, encoded by the exons ATGGCCGATTCTTCAAAAGAAGAGCTGCTCCAACTCATCAAGCGCTTCGGGGCTTATCTCTCTGTCAAGATGTCCACTTTATTCTCGATCTCCTCCCAAAACATG AATACacgttctattggggcaattgCTGGCTTTGCGGTAGCAATAGTTTTTACCTGGAGGCTTTTTAGATCTCCCACTGGACCTCAAAGAAGGCAGCCAAAACGGCAGGCACCTGCATCCGGTAGTTCTGGTGTCAATCCTCCTTCAAACTCAACGCTGACAACTACGGGAGTTTCATCATCAGAAGATACAAGAGCACAAAATGTTGTTGACGAGTTCTTTCAGCCAGTGAAG CCAACCTTGGGGCAGATAGTTAGACAGAAACTGAGTGAAGGAAGAAAG GTGACTTGTCGTTTACTTGGAGTAATCCTGGAGGAAAGTAGCCCAGAGGAACTTCAG AAACAAGTGACTGTGAAGTACTCGGTGCTAGAAGTACTCTTGGAGATCACAAAATATTGTGATCTGTATCTAATGGAAAGAGTTCTGGATGATGAAACTGAA AACAAGGTTCTATCGGCTTTGGAAGATGCTGGGGTTTTCACATCTGGGGGTTTGGTCAAAGACAAG GTTCTGTTCTGCAGCACAGAGAATGGACGGACATCCTTTGTTCGGCAGTTGGAACCAGATTGGCATATTGACACAAATCCTGAGATCATCTTCCAATTATCT AGGTTTATCAAGTATCAGCTTCACATCTCTCCTACCAGATCTGAACGAGCTACTTCCAATGTGTTTAACTCCCCATCCTTAGAACAATTCTTTGGATGTGTTTGA
- the LOC112186633 gene encoding traB domain-containing protein isoform X2 encodes MDGSWISMNRWTRLYSLTSPLNALAFAPRSRKAQFLTLRNRRFTASATAGGHDLLRRPMDPGSSTVPDPNSAEDFVHVENSLSDSIVNVEVPREEEDDGDVVSTSAAAAEEDDRGRKVLPEDLSRSVVVLTCESSAEGGVCDVHLVGTAHVSVESCREVEAVISFLKPEVVFLELCSSRVAVLSPQNLKVPTAREMIDMWKKNHNVFGIVYSWFLAKVASKLEVFPGAEFRVAHDEAMKYGGKVVLGDRPVQITLRRTWAKMPLWHKIKLIYSILFQAVFLPEPEDLNKMLKEMDDVDMLTLVIQEMSKEFPTLMETLVHERDQ; translated from the exons ATGGATGGCTCTTGGATTTCTATGAATCGCTGGACTCGACTCTACTCGCTCACTTCTCCCCTTAACGCCCTTGCTTTCGCTCCTCGATCGCGAAAAGCACAATTCTTGACCCTACGAAACCGAAGATTTACGGCATCTGCCACCGCCGGCGGTCACGACCTGCTACGGCGCCCGATGGACCCGGGATCATCGACCGTGCCCGACCCGAATTCGGCCGAGGATTTCGTCCACGTCGAGAATTCCCTGTCGGATAGCATCGTCAATGTGGAGGTGCCTAGAGAGGAGGAGGACGACGGCGACGTCGTTTCGACCAGCGCTGCCGCGGCGGAGGAGGACGACCGGGGGAGGAAGGTCCTCCCGGAGGATCTCTCCCGGAGCGTGGTGGTGCTGACGTGTGAGTCCTCCGCCGAGGGCGGCGTTTGCGACGTGCACCTCGTCGGAACGGCGCATGTTTCGGTG GAATCATGCAGAGAAGTCGAAGCAGTGATAAGTTTTTTGAAACCAGAG GTTGTTTTCTTGGAGTTATGCTCCAGCAGAGTAGCGGTACTTAGTCCTCAGAACTTGAAG GTTCCTACAGCGAGAGAAATGATAGATATGTGGAAGAAGAATCACAATGTCTTTGGAATTGTTTACAGCTGGTTCCTTGCCAAG GTTGCAAGTAAGCTTGAGGTGTTTCCTGGTGCTGAGTTTCGTGTAGCACATGACGAGGCGATGAAGTATGGGGGTAAGGTGGTACTTGGTGATCGTCCAGTGCAG ATTACTTTGCGAAGGACATGGGCAAAAATGCCACTTTGGCATAAGATAAAACTAATCTACTCCATACTCTTTCAAGCGGTCTTTTTACCCGAACCCGAAGATCTTAATAAAATG CTAAAGGAAATGGATGATGTTGACATGCTGACCCTTGTGATTCAAGAGATGAGTAAGGAGTTCCCAACTCTAATGGAAACGCTTGTACATGAACGAGATCAGTAA